From Triticum urartu cultivar G1812 chromosome 2, Tu2.1, whole genome shotgun sequence, a single genomic window includes:
- the LOC125537690 gene encoding probable phosphoribosylformylglycinamidine synthase, chloroplastic/mitochondrial: MASPGEMTGASMLRLQCFPSNMVKQSPGFISARNPWLRRSRMVRHCLDLRHLCRLPKQRGTVPNKRPRHAPSASVYRGVISPLLEESVDEAESRSRIIHFYRKPLLQDNETEELLKKVQAKVSCNIIDIQTEQCFNVELEKALASDKLATLQWLLAETYEPYNLQTRSFLEEEISSSPYSVLVDVGPRMTFSTAFSTNAVSICKALSLIEVTRLERSRRYLLHFQPGSGELDESQLNSFAALVHDRMTECVYPSKLTSFWSDVVPEPVSVIPVIERGREALEEINMKMGLAFDEQDIKYYTHLFRDDIKRNPTTVELFDIAQSNSEHSRHWFFNGKLVIDGETMASTLFQLVKSPLKANPNNSVIGFKDNSSAIKGHPVNHLRPSLPGSTSPLSLMMRELDILFTAETHNFPCAVAPYPGAETGAGGRIRDTHATGRGSFVVASTAGYCVGNLRMEEFYAPWEDSSFSYPSNLASPLQILIDASDGASDYGNKFGEPMIQGFTRSFGTRLPNGERREWLKPIMFSGAIGQIDHAHIDKGDPEIGMLVVKIGGPAYRIGMGGGAASSMVSGQNDAELDFNAVQRGDAEMSQKLYRVVRACVEMGEKNPIISIHDQGAGGNCNVVKEIIYPKGAEIDIRKIVVGDHTLSVLEIWGAEYQEQDALLVKPESRSLLESLCERERVSVAVLGEIDGSEKIVLIDSAAVEYAKLNDLPPPVPVVDLQLEKVLGDMPQKTFEFKRISRLGEPLDIAPEVTLMDILKRVLKLPSVCSKRFLTTKVDRCVTGLVAQQQTVGPLQLPLADVAVIAQTYTDLTGGACAIGEQPMKGLLNPKAMARLAVGEALTNLVWAKVTSLADVKASGNWMYAAKLDGEGADMYDAAVALADCMIELGIAIDGGKDSLSMAAQCDGEVVKAPGNLVISAYVTCPDITLTVTPDLKLGKDGVLLHIDLAKGKRRLGCSALTQAFDQIGNDCPDIEDVPYLKKVFEAVQELLGERLISAGHDISDGGLIVTILEMAFAGNCGVNLNIDSKDSGLLQALFAEELGLVIEVHSNDLAAVKKKLQAAGVSVNVIGEVNTTPEIELVVDDEMCLNESVSDLRDLWEETSFQLEELQRLKSCVKLEKEGLKSRTSPLWHLSFTPNFTDKEQLTASSKPKVAIIREEGSNSDREMAAAFHAAGFEPWDISMSDLLNQKASLVEFRGIAFVGGFSYADVLDSAKGWAASIRFNQPLIQQFQEFYNRPDTFSLGVCNGCQLMALLGWVPGPGIGGSLGPGGDMAQPRFIHNESGRFECRFTSVAIGESPAIMFRGMEGSTLGIWTAHGEGRALFPDKNVLSGVVNSNLAPLRYCDDTNNATEVYPFNPNGSPLGIAALCSPNGRHLAMMPHPERSFMMWQYPWYPKEWQVEKGGPSPWLRMFQNAREWCS, translated from the exons ATGGCATCTCCAGGTGAAATGACAGGAGCCAGTATGCTGCGCCTTCAGTGTTTTCCTAGTAATATG GTAAAACAAAGTCCTGGTTTCATCTCTGCAAGAAATCCTTGGTTGAGAAGGTCACGAATGGTTCGACACTGCTTGGACCTACGGCATCTTTGCAGGCTACCTAAACAGAGAGGTACTGTTCCAAATAAGCGACCAAGGCATGCTCCTAGTGCTTCAGTATATAGGGGCGTTATTAGCCCATTGCTAGAGGAATCGGTTGATGAGGCGGAGTCAAGATCAAGGATTATTCACTTTTACCGTAAACCACTACTTCAAGACAATGAGACTGAGGAGTTACTCAAGAAAGTTCAGGCAAAAGTTTCTTGTAATATTATTGACATACAGACTGAGCAATGTTTTAATGTGGAATTGGAGAAGGCACTAGCGTCTGATAAGCTTGCAACACTTCAGTGGCTCCTTGCAGAAACTTATGAACCTTATAACTTACAAacaaggagctttcttgaggagGAAATCAGTAGCAGCCCTTATTCTGTCCTTGTTGATGTTGGACCACGGATGACATTTTCAACTGCTTTCTCAACCAATGCCGTCTCAATTTGTAAAGCTCTATCATTAATAGAAGTAACTCGCTTGGAGAGATCTCGaagatatcttttgcactttcaGCCTGGCAGTGGAGAACTTGATGAAAGCCAACTCAACAGCTTTGCTGCTTTGGTTCATGACAGAATGACAGAATGTGTTTATCCTAGCAAGCTCACATCATTTTGGTCGGATGTAGTTCCAGAACCTGTCAGTGTTATACCAGTCATTGAAAGGGGAAGGgaagcattggaggaaataaataTGAAAATGGGGCTTGCTTTTGATGAACAAGATATTAAATACTACACCCACCTCTTCAGAGACGACATCAAGCGCAATCCAACTACTGTGGAGCTTTTTGATATAGCGCAATCCAATAGTGAACACAGCAGGCATTGGTTTTTCAACGGAAAGCTTGTGATAGATGGAGAGACCATGGCTAGTACTTTGTTCCAGTTAGTGAAGAGCCCCTTGAAGGCCAACCCTAATAACTCTGTAATTGGTTTCAAGGACAACTCAAGTGCAATAAAAGGACACCCAGTAAATCATCTACGTCCATCACTTCCTGGTTCCACTTCACCGTTATCCCTCATGATGCGTGAGCTTGACATTCTGTTCACAGCAGAAACCCATAATTTTCCATGTGCTGTGGCACCTTACCCAGGAGCTGAAACAGGTGCAGGTGGCCGCATAAGAGACACACATGCCACTGGAAGAGGTTCTTTTGTCGTTGCTTCCACTGCTGGTTATTGTGTTGGAAATCTTCGAATGGAAGAATTTTATGCACCTTGGGAGGATTCATCCTTTTCATACCCATCGAACTTAGCTTCTCCTTTGCAGATCCTTATTGATGCCAGTGATGGTGCTTCTGACTATGGTAACAAGTTTGGTGAGCCTATGATTCAGGGATTTACAAGAAGCTTTGGTACAAGGTTGCCAAATGGGGAGCGTCGAGAGTGGTTAAAGCCAATAATGTTCAGTGGAGCAATAGGCCAGATTGATCATGCACATATAGATAAGGGGGATCCAGAAATTGGCATGCTAGTTGTGAAGATTGGTGGTCCAGCATATAGAATTGGTATGGGTGGTGGTGCTGCCTCAAGTATGGTTAGTGGACAGAATGACGCAGAGCTTGATTTCAATGCAGTGCAGCGCGGAGATGCTGAGATGTCACAGAAACTGTATCGTGTTGTCAGGGCATGTGTAGAAATGGGAGAGAAGAACCCAATTATCAGCATTCATGACCAGGGTGCTGGTGGAAATTGCAATGTTGTGAAAGAAATAATCTATCCTAAGGGTGCTGAAATTGATATCCGTAAAATTGTCGTTGGTGATCATACATTGTCTGTGTTGGAGATCTGGGGTGCTGAATACCAGGAACAAGATGCATTGTTGGTGAAGCCTGAGAGCAGAAGCCTGCTGGAGTCACTTTGTGAGAGAGAAAGAGTTTCAGTGGCTGTCCTTGGGGAAATTGATGGCAGTGAAAAGATTGTTTTGATCGATAGTGCTGCCGTGGAGTATGCCAAGTTGAATGACCTTCCCCCTCCCGTCCCCGTTGTTGATCTTCAGCTTGAAAAGGTTTTAGGAGATATGCCTCAGAAGACGTTTGAATTTAAGAGAATTTCTCGATTGGGTGAGCCCTTAGATATTGCACCTGAGGTCACGCTAATGGATATTCTTAAGCGAGTATTGAAGCTGCCTTCTGTATGTTCAAAGCGTTTCTTGACCACAAAGGTTGACAGGTGTGTGACAGGTCTTGTTGCACAACAGCAGACAGTTGGTCCGCTCCAACTTCCACTTGCCGATGTCGCTGTGATTGCACAGACATACACAGATCTGACAGGTGGTGCTTGCGCCATTGGAGAACAACCAATGAAGGGTTTACTTAATCCTAAGGCCATGGCAAGGCTTGCTGTTGGGGAGGCCTTGACCAATCTGGTTTGGGCTAAAGTTACATCACTTGCTGATGTCAAAGCAAGTGGTAACTGGATGTATGCTGCAAAGCTTGATGGAGAAGGAGCAGATATGTATGATGCCGCTGTTGCTTTGGCTGACTGCATGATTGAACTTGGTATTGCAATTGATGGTGGAAAAGACAGCCTTTCTATGGCAGCTCAATGTGATGGTGAGGTAGTCAAGGCTCCTGGCAATCTTGTTATCAGTGCTTATGTGACCTGTCCTGATATAACTTTGACCGTCACTCCAGATTTAAAGCTGGGAAAGGATGGTGTCTTGTTACATATTGACCTGGCTAAAGGAAAACGGCGGCTTGGTTGTTCTGCTCTCACACAAGCGTTTGACCAAATTGGAAATGACTGCCCAGACATAGAAGATGTTCCTTACTTGAAGAAAGTATTTGAGGCTGTTCAGGAATTGCTTGGTGAACGTCTTATTTCGGCCGGTCATGACATTAGTGATGGTGGGCTTATTGTTACTATTCTTGAGATGGCATTTGCTGGCAACTGTGGTGTTAACCTCAACATTGACTCAAAAGACAGTGGCCTTCTACAAGCACTTTTTGCCGAGGAGCTTGGTCTTGTCATTGAAGTTCACTCAAATGACCTTGCTGCTGTAAAGAAAAAGCTTCAAGCAGCAGGCGTCTCTGTTAACGTAATAGGAGAAGTAAATACAACACCAGAGATAGAGCTGGTTGTTGATGATGAGATGTGCCTGAATGAAAGCGTTTCAGACCTCAGGGATTTGTGGGAAGAAACGAGCTTCCAGCTTGAGGAGCTACAACGGCTGAAGTCTTGTGTCAAGCTTGAGAAAGAAGGCTTAAAAAGCCGAACATCTCCTTTGTGGCATCTGTCTTTCACCCCCAACTTCACAGACAAGGAGCAATTGACTGCGTCATCTAAACCGAAAGTTGCCATCATTCGCGAAGAAGGGAGCAACAGTGATAGGGAAATGGCTGCTGCATTCCATGCTGCTGGATTTGAACCATGGGACATTTCAATGTCAGACCTCTTGAATCAGAAGGCCTCTCTAGTGGAATTCCGTGGGATTGCATTTGTTGGCGGTTTTAGCTATGCTGACGTTCTAGATTCGGCAAAAGGCTGGGCAGCTTCTATCAGGTTCAACCAGCCTCTCATACAGCAGTTCCAGGAGTTCTACAACAGGCCAGACACATTCAGCCTTGGAGTGTGCAACGGCTGTCAGCTCATGGCCCTTCTCGGTTGGGTGCCAGGACCAGGTATCGGAGGTTCTCTTGGTCCAGGTGGAGACATGGCCCAGCCAAGGTTCATTCACAATGAATCTGGCCGTTTTGAGTGCCGCTTTACCAGTGTGGCCATAGGGGAATCTCCTGCTATAATGTTCAGAGGCATGGAAGGCTCTACCTTGGGCATTTGGACTGCTCATGGTGAAGGGAGAGCCTTGTTCCCAGATAAAAATGTTTTATCTGGTGTTGTTAACTCTAATCTGGCTCCTCTGAGATATTGTGATGACACTAACAATGCCACCGAAGTCTATCCTTTTAACCCTAATGGTTCTCCTCTTGGTATCGCGGCCCTTTGTTCCCCTAATGGAAGGCACCTTGCTATGATGCCACACCCAGAGCGTTCCTTCATGATGTGGCAATACCCATGGTACCCCAAGGAATGGCAGGTTGAGAAGGGTGGTCCGAGTCCTTGGTTGCGCATGTTCCAGAATGCACGAGAATGGTGTTCATAG